In one window of Phalacrocorax aristotelis chromosome W, bGulAri2.1, whole genome shotgun sequence DNA:
- the MATK gene encoding megakaryocyte-associated tyrosine-protein kinase, with protein sequence MSGKHWPSGTQCVTKHDHTKPKPRELAFRKGDVVTIIEATEGKGWYRARHNETGQEGLLAASALRERGAIRVDPKLSLMPWFHGKISGVEAVQELQPAEDGLFLVRESVRHPGDYVLCVSFGKEVIHYRVVHEENTLSIDSQQYFSNLIDMIEHYMKEQGAICTKLVKPKPKTGMKSAEEELAKAGWLLNLQHLTLGDRIGQGEFGDVLQGEYMGQKVAVKNIKCDVTAQAFLAETAAMTKVRHKNLVCLLGVILHNGLYIVMEFMSKGNLVNFLRTRGRALVPTQQLLLFALDVAQGMDYLESKKLVHRDLAARNILISEENVAKVSDFGLARVNPKSADATLLPVKWTAPEALKHNKFSSKSDVWSYGILLWETFSFGRAPYPKLSLKEVTELLEQGYRMEPPEGCPPAIYALMKSCWELEPSKRPSFKKLTEKLQKELKHLRDI encoded by the exons ATGTCCGGG AAGCACTGGCCCTCCGGGACGCAGTGTGTCACCAAGCATGACCACACCAAGCCGAAGCCCCGGGAGCTGGCCTTCCGCAAGGGTGACGTAGTCACCATCATCGAGGCCACGGAG GGCAAAGGCTGGTACCGTGCCAGGCACAACGAGACAGGGCAGGAAGGTCTGCTGGCAGCCAGCGCGCTGCGGGAGCGCGGCGCCATCCGTGTCGACCCCAAGCTCAGCCTCATGCC CTGGTTCCACGGGAAGATCTCGGGGGTGGAGGcagtgcaggagctgcagcccgCCGAGGACGGGCTGTTCCTGGTGCGCGAGTCTGTCCGGCACCCCGGCGACTATGTGCTCTGTGTGAGCTTCGGCAAGGAAGTGATCCACTACCGCGTGGTGCACGAGGAGAACACGCTCAGCATTGACAGCCAGCAGTACTTCTCCAACCTCATCGACATGATTGAG CACTACATGAAGGAGCAGGGAGCCATCTGCACCAAGCTGGTGAAGCCCAAACCGAAAACGGGGATGAAGTCAGCTGAGGAGGAGTTGGCCAAAG CCGGCTGGTTGCTGAACCTGCAGCACCTCACACTGGGAGACCGCATCGGGCAAGGCGAGTTCGGAG ACGTCCTGCAGGGCGAGTATATGGGGCAGAAAGTGGCTGTGAAGAACATCAAGTGTGACGTGACCGCCCAGGCCTTCCTTGCTGAAACGGCTGCTATGAC GAAGGTCCGGCACAAAAACCTGGTGTGTTTGCTCGGCGTGATACTGCACAATGGCCTCTACATTGTCATGGAGTTCATGAGCAAG GGCAACCTGGTGAACTTCTTGCGTACACGAGGCCGGGCACTTGTTCCAacacagcagctcctcctgtttgctcT GGATGTGGCCCAGGGCATGGACTACCTGGAGTCCAAGAAGCTGGTGCACAGGGACCTGGCTGCCCGCAATATCCTCATCTCCGAGGAGAATGTGGCCAAAGTGAGTGATTTCGGCTTGGCCCGGGTCAATCCCAAGAGTGCAGATGCCACTTTGCTGCCCGTGAAATGGACAGCCCCGGAGGCCCTGAAACACAAC AAATTCTCCTCCAAGTCAGATGTGTGGAGTTATGGGATCCTCCTGTGGGAAACCTTCTCCTTCGGGCGAGCGCCCTACCCCAAGCTG AGCCTGAAAGAGGTgacagagctgctggagcaggggtaCCGCATGGA